From Tachysurus fulvidraco isolate hzauxx_2018 chromosome 6, HZAU_PFXX_2.0, whole genome shotgun sequence:
TTACTGCTCATAGAGCGTCCCAcccctacacacaaacattaaatgATTGTGAATAATAAATTGACATAATGTGTGCAAAGAGACTTTCCATGTCCACAGTGCATTTACCAGGCAGGCTAGTGACAGGCTGATCTCTGATAAAGTCATCCACTTCCTCCGATCTGAGAAAATATTGGCCATTTGGTTTTGCCTTTCGGGTTGCCATCCTAGCCAAGAGGATGTTGGAGCCTGATAAGAGACATGCAGCAtcgttttaattattattactattattaatagggttttaaaaaataagGCAAATCAGAAACAAGTGTTTTCATTCTCAATAGTTAAAAACAACTTGCTCACTCATGCCAATGGAGGCACAACAGCCAGTCTTCTCCCTCACATCTGAGCGGATGGCAGTGGCCAGCTCATCTGGCGTGATGCCCAGCTCTGCCAGGAGGGATGTGGCATCCACTAAGGCCTCATCGCAACTTAGAGCctcaatattaaatgtataactacaaaaaaaaaagaaaaaaaaaaaaaagaatgagcaTTTATTATGAAGAACTGTTGAACTATTGTCAGCATGCCAGAGATTAACAGGAGCTAGGTCACACAGTATACCTGGCCAGAGTTTCATACATTGCCAGTGCCACCTCTTTGTATGCATGGAAATCATAGGGAACAGACTGCAGCTCAGGACACAGCTGTTTAGCCTGACCAAAAAACATGCCATTCCTCACACCAGCTTGCCTGCAATCACACACATCCTTCTTTATGTACATTCAATAATAAACAGAGTAAATTGTTTAGTTGTGATCCTTATAAAGCCAGTTAACACACAAATTAGTGTATTAGATTACCTGGCCTCATAGCTACAGGAAGCAATTTCTGCCATAGAGAGAGTAGCCTTGTCATGCTCTACTCCATTACAGACAGTTTCCTCAGTCTCTGGAGAAGGGGTCAGCTCAATGTCATCACCTGTTGTTCCTAAGAGATTaatcagcaaaacaaacatgagCATATCCTACAAACGGAAAAAGCATTCATATCATTTCAACATTAATCCCCATCTCCTCTTTACTACCGAGTACCAGCCTCCTCCCTTTATTTTAGAGCAACTAACAGGCTCCTTTCAGTCAAACAAGCTGAATCAGCTAACAGCCGATATTAAGGTTGTTCTAAagatatatatatgagagaatACATTCACAGGCAAATGCAAAGTAGATTTCTCGAAACGTACTTgtacaaatatgcaaattaccTGCTCGGTGCTGGTTTCGCTTCTTCTGATAGTACTGGAACTCCAGTTGTGGGTTGGCACCAGGGCGCTGAGGAACAAGCCCTCGCCCACGATTACTCGTCACAGCCACTGGTTTCCCTGGAGTAAGAGACATGAAATATGCACTGAATCCAAAAAAGGAACGGTATGATCAGCAATTTCACCACATGATTATTTCATGTGCAGTATAATATGCTCTGCTCCTTGGTATGTGGTCATCACCTCCAAGTTCAGGTCGATGTCTAATCCCCACTGACGCAAAGAAGCAGTCCATGTCGACATGCAGAATACAGGACTTATATACCTGAGGAGCAGGCATAAAAGAAGTAcctaggggggaaaaaaatgaaataatttactCAGACAGGCCAAATATACACCAGACTGTGCCTTCTACTTACAGTgcaaacatcacacaacagcaAACAAGAGACTACAAGAGTACAGCAAAGAATCATAATAACACATGCACAAGAACATAAAGGCACTGAGAATTAGGGGTCTTAACCTCAAATTTCCACACACTACGATTTTAATTCTTAATTTGACAAAACCACAGAATCTGCGATGATAGATTTGGTATGATATGATTAATTTTGTTCATTGTCTGGTGTAGGCCAGCAATGCCATGTTGTTCTGTGCATTTGACAGCCCTTACATAATCAATCGGAAAAGAAGCTAGATTTGCCAGCAGAGGTATCAATGTAAAGTATTTtctgttgttgtggttgtgttgCATGACTTTGGGGCAGCCCAgacaaggggggggggggctgtcaCATCCAACCTACGTTTGAGCTGCAGCTGGACACAAAAAGCATGTGAACCACTGGAGTTAGAATAGGTTGAGAGAAATGCTGTTGAACCAGTATTCTTAAATAGTTCAGTCATTTGCCATGAATAATTGTGAAACCGTGACACCATAACAAACCAAGGATAGGTTGATAAAGCAAAAAGGATAATAGGCATAAGACAGGCACTGCAAAAGAACCCTGACACACAGGTACCACTCAATGATAAACAATATGTCTAAGAACAATTAATGACATTACCTGCACAGTGGTCGGTTCTAAGCTTCTTTAGCTTTTCTTTTCCAGAAAACACGACACCCCCAGCAGCCCGTCGCCTGCTCTGAAGTGTATTCACATACTCTGAGAACTCATTCCGCCATGTAGATATATGATGCAACCGTGAGTGAGAGAAGAACTCTGAGATAATCCCAGTCTCCGTGCCCTGTGCTGACTGTTTGGCTGTTAGGGTGATGTTAGATGTGTTATGATGACTCCCGTTCAGTCTGACTCGGCTACTCTGGCCAAGCGACCAATCTGAATCTATTTGCTCTTCTTGAAGAGCTGCAACTGTTGCTGAGGGCAGCTCATGATGACTAGCCCTTGATGGGCTGGCTAGTAATGAGGTGCTGGCTATGGATGCTGTAAAATCGGATGCAAGACCACTAGAAGAAGAACAGCCTTTTGGTTGAGGGCACCTGAAATCTGCTTCTTGGTGTATAGATTTTGAACAAGaaacattgtctttttttaaggCACCATTCAGAGGATAAAAATAACCATTTTTTTGCAGATGGCCCTTTGATACTTTACATGTGTGCCGATCGTGAACCCCATTAAGTTTGGGGCCTTCCTCCTTAGAGACACTTATAGGGGAGCCATTCCTGTAGCAAAATAAAAAGGCCAGGAAGGGATGAAATATGAAGAATAAGACATGACAACACATTCTCAATAAATGCACATACGAAGCTTTTACTTACAGTCTGTTTACCATCTGCTGAACGGTTTTCTCAGAAGGTTTTGATGGCACTGTTTGAGGAACTGTGAAAGCTGGGTTTGTGAAATTATGGAGGTCACTTGGTTGTGGTAGGTTGAAATTGAACTGGGATGGCCCTTGACCCAACCCAGATTGCTCCTGTACTTTCCGAGGACACACACTAGTAAAGTTTAGGCCTTTCTGCTTTGCATATAGCTGATATTGCAGATATGAGAGTTGCCGCCCTGCCTTTATGCTACAAGGGAAGCAGTTGAATAAAATGCTTGAACACGGACAAACTAAACAGCAGGGTTTAAACACAAAGAATGTTCATACATTttcaatgcaaataaaaaaaaaacattatatatatatatatatatatatctgtgtgtagctgtgaAAGCCGGAAGGttttaaacatacatacataatacatgtgtattacacacacacttacacacacactgcatatcgtaccctgtatgtgtatgtgacaaataaaataaaatttgatttgacatACACACATTCGTATGAAGTTAACCCTGACAAtttcaatttataaatatttgggtgtttggattagcaatttcattttgatctaacaaataactgaaggacacagtaatatttcagcagtgaaatgaggtttattggattaacaaaaatgtgcaatatgcatcatattagacaggtgcataaatttgggcacccttgccattttgttgctttggatacctgtaactacttagcactgattaactggaacacacaattggtttggtggctcattaagccttgatctccatagacaggtgcatccgatcatgagaaaaggtatttaaggcggccaattgcaagttgttgttctctttgtctttcctttgaagagtggcaacatggaggcctgaaaacaactctcaaatgacctgaaaacaaagattgttcaacattttggtttaggggaaggctacaaaaagttattgcagagatataagctgtcagtgtccactgtgaggaacatagtgaggaaatggaagaccacaggcacagttcttgttaaggcaaGAAGTCCCAGGCCATgtaaaatattgatgtgatttttcctgttggggtgcccaaaaaTATGCACcggtctaattttgttttgatgcatattgcgcattttctGTTACTCCAATAAACCTCGTttaactactgaaatattactgtgtccttcagttattttatagatcaaaatgaaattgctgatccaaacacccatatatttataaatgaaaattacaTAAATTGTCacgggttcctaaacttttgcatatgactgtgtatttatacacacacacacacagggtggtgTGACAAAATAATGTGAACCCATGTGTAACCCATTGTAGTAGGAGTTAATATTGtgcaaaaagaaaagtttaaaaaataactataatttatttattttccattgctatatactgtataggttGTAAGTATAAAACAAGTTGTGCTCAGCAGCGGTTAGTTCAAGATATTGTCGAAATAGGAGACTTCCAAAGCGGAATTTATCATCAtcagagatttcaatcatgcattGGAGGAGTACACGGTATCAGTGACCAGCTTCattggcaagtgcattgatgccatggatgactgctaagATGAATTTGCTCCTGAAGTCTAGAGACTTCTCCTTCAGAGCAGGGGATAGGATGGCcttaagaacagcaagggccaaactgtcctgaGCCATCAGAGATGCAGCAGAGACACCtggcatgtggcagggcattcAGGGTTTTGCAAACTACAAAACAACTTCAGCTCTCTGTGACAGTGACGCCTCCTACGCAGATGTGCTGAATGACTTAtgctcggtttgaggtgcagaacgaTATAGCGGCAAgaaagaccatccctcccctaATAACCAAGCCaatgtgaggagaactctaaGTGGAGATAACCCATGTAAAaatgctggaccagacaacattcctgacaGAGTGCTCaaagaatgtgcagaacagctagcggatgtcttcactgacatcttcaccATTTCCCTGACCAGAACCATTGTTCCGGTGTCTCAAGACAAACACCATTGTCCCTGTGCCAAAGAAATCTACAGTGTATTCTGTTTATAGACTTCAGTTCAGCAtgcaacacaatcatccctctgCACCTGATTGAGAAGTTGAGCCTGCTGAGCCTAAACACCTCCcttctgcaactggatcctggacttcctgaatGAGAGACCTCaatcagtccggatcgggaacagtgGCATCTCCAGCACTACCATATTGAGCATTGAAGACCCTCAGGACTGTGTTCAGCCCActgctgactcatgactgtgtAGATTGAATCACATCATCAAGATCACAGATGACAAAACTGTGGTGgatctcatcagcaagaacgacgagtcagcatacagagagatggtgcaacaactaactacCTAGTGTACAGCCAAGAACCTGAAAACGATCTCTGAACATTGATAAAACAatagagatggttgttgacttcagaagaccacagagcgaccactctccccTGACTATTGATGGGTCCTCCATAGAGAgggtcaagagcaccaaattccttCATGTTCTTCTGGCAGAGAACTTAACccgctccatcaccaagaaagcccagcagcgtctctacgtCCTATAAAGGCTGAGGAAAGCACATCTTCCCTCACCCGTCCTTACCACATGTTACAGAGGAACCATCGATAACATCCTGAGCAGttacatcactgtctggtttgggaactacACCACCtcgatcgcaagaccctgcagcagatagtgaggaaaGCTGAGAAGATTAttgagtctctcttccctctatcacaaCCACTTAaaccacatgctgcatctgcaaaaccaacagcattgtggatgacaccacacacccttaacacacactcttcaccctcctgctatctggaaaaatgtacataaacattCAGGCTCTTACAACCAGACTGTGAAACAGTTTTTTCCATAGGgcatcagactcctcaacaactgaactgaactgtaccaaccacacacactcaactgtgtgcaataaatacacactcttccaatacaCATACAAGTTTACAGCACCACGCATATCAAACTTTTTACATGCAgttttgcacacagttttttCTATCTTGCACGTGCTATACCGCACAttcagtcaattgctgttttgcacactatATTTCAATACCTCaccaaactgctgctattacataaGTGTAGATATGTCCAATATACAATATGCTTTATGAGTCTAGGACAACTTggtttaagtccttagctctgtgctGTTCTatatagcaccatggtcctggagaaacattctctcttttcactatgtactgcctCAGCTATATATTGttcaaatgacaataaaagcttcttgatttgatCCAACCTCTCTAAAGCAACTACAATATATTCAGGAGTTTTAGGAATCTATTCCTTATAAATAAAGAGATCTTTCACCTTTCACAACTTTCACCTGTGTTCACATTATTTTGTCCCACTACTGTATAAACACTCctatacacacaaagacagacagacagacagacagacagacagacagacagacagacacagacacacagacagacagacatacacacagacagacagagacacagacagacagagacacagacagacagagacacagacagacagagacacagacagacagagacagacacacacacagacagacacagagacacagagacacacacagacacacacctgtcagTGATCCATTCTGGCCGTACTACTTTCTCCCCTCTCAGTTCCTGTATTTTGAAATTAGGCAGGTTGGTGGCAATGATGTGTGTAGTTTTGGTATGAGAGTAATACACATGAAACTGTCCTCCATGTAACATCATTAGTCTGCGCAACTCATCTGCACTGGGATCTGCACAACAAAGAAATCCAAATTCATATTTCAAACAGGAATATGCAAAGTCTTATAGGAGTAACTATTTTAAGCAATAAATCGTTAATAGTAAATCAAATCATGATTCGTCTTTGAATTTACAACAACATAAATTCTCTGATACAATGTCATACAGGATTTTAATGAAATTGGCTTCTAGCTTGTTTCAGGTTTCTTTTAGAACTTGCCATAGTCTCTACAGGACATATCCGGACATCCTTGACTATCTAAATCAAAAGCATGCAAGATAACTTAGACGGCTTTGCACAAAATAATCTCTTGTAatttacagatacagatatgGAGCATTTTTAGAAGTGGAATTAAATTGCCAAATCAAGATGCCAATTTGGTAGACTCACCCAAACtgattaactgtttttttttttcaaaagaaaaacatgcttTAGTGCTTTGGAAACTATTAGCTAATTGTACTAGTTAACAGTGTAGCCaggtaatgttttatttaaaaacctaACCACAAACATAAGTGACAGAAATTTCCTACATGCTACTGGAACCTTGACTGTAACCAGGTTTTTGTGGGATTAGTTACGGAAGAATGTCCACAAAAGATGACAGGGCCCTGGAAAGATTGTGTACTGAGGACTGTTCTCAGATTTCTCCCTCTGTATTCTCCCGTACCATCAAGCAATACTTGAGAAGACTATGTTCCATGTTGGCAAGAGATGTTGAACAATGTTCTCAATGCAGGAgtattattttgaaaatatttgacaaaataaaaagcacaattcttcttataaaaaataatatccCTCTTATGCTTTATGTTCCAGTCATCTTTACAGGAATCCAAAAAGTGAGCAGTGTTTTTTCTGACCTGTGTAGCCATTAACATGGATAGCCACTCCGTTGAAGATGCTGGATGAGGTCCCCAGTTTTTGCTTTTCCCTTGGAGCATCCCTCATAAACTGCTCCTCCAGCTTACTGACCTTAGCAGCCATGTAGCCCCCCTGCACGTGCacgcccaaacacacacacattcattcactaAACAGTATCAGCTACAATAAAAGCACTTGCTAGCACACATTAACCAAGACTGTTTCTTGGATAAAGCGAGAAACATTCATGTGATCTGGCAGAATCAGACAGAAATGCATACAATGAACAAACTGGGCAGTGTCTGGCTGACGAGCGTCTGATTACGCCTCACACATTCAACGAGCTTGGAGGCACGAGCCCGCTGGCACGGCGGCTCcatgttgccatggcaacggtaAGAACTCAGGGATTCGGGAGTTGAGTCTGAAgcaataaacagacaaaagagGGAAAAGCCCAACATACAGAGGCAACCTCTGCCTGCAGCACCATGCCAAATATCTGCCAATTCATGTGAATGTTTAACGAAGCCATCATTTGAGGACACGGAGCACCTAAGGACACTGCAGTCTCAAAATGAacttaaaaatgcattttcagTAAATACATGGTTAATATACACGATACCCGCTTTCTATTATTAGTCTTTTTAAGTGTATTTTAGAACACaatattttttaactatttaaatgCCGATCATTTGTTTTTGCACCAATATGGAGCTTtgcattagattttaaaaaggtAATGATTCTGAATGTATTCGACACAGAAAACAGTGACAAAATAATGagtgcaaagaaagaaagaaaaatctggTTATTGCTCTAGGCACAGGTACGCAACCTGCCTTCATGCTGATTTTAATCCATGAGATCAAATCCGGTGCATGGATATGTATTACCGACTTAAAACCACATAGAGAAGTAAATTGAATTGGGTGAGATTGGAAAAGTCATTGTGCTGTTTTGCTGTGCAGTCTGCAGAACGTTTCATTGAACGTGCCAAAAATCTGATTTGAGCATCTTATATGAAagtcatttttataaacattaattGTTTCTTGCAGTGAGGTTTAAACATGCCGATCAACTTGCAATCAATCCACAATAAGCAACACGTCCTTTCAATCTACAATACCCTCTTACCATTCCTCCCCAACCATCATCTTCACTGGCTTTCTTCCTCCATCCATCTCGACTCATACTGAGGGACCTGACAGGAAAAATGAAGGACAGAGTGTTAGGAAGTGATCTTGCATCAGCATTAACTCTAAGAATCCAAAcatggcttgtgtgtgtgtacctgtgcgcACACCTTTTTTCACAACACAGCCTTTACCATTATTATAACATGCTACCTTGTACAAGTCACTGCTAAGCCAGAACAGCATTAACAGCATGCACACTCAATTATGACATGTCAGTTGTTCCAACTTTCTCTAAAAGACAGGAATAACGAATTACTGCGCaccattaaaatattataatttgtGCTTCCTAATACTAAAACAAAGATCCTTGTGAATGAGCAGCATCTCATTCTTTCAGTTTGTTCTCTTATAAATACCTCTACATTAAGATTGTTCCATCTGTTTGTAAGGGGGTTTAACACATTGATCCCTGAAGCTTATTAACACAGACACGGGATGAGGTTATGCTAGAAGGAAAATCACTCTCATTCCATTAGTCCATATACTTTACTAAAAACATTGTCCCggacacacagaaaaaaaaaaatcctgtgcaCAAACAACCTGATTCTCAGCAGAAAACCTCAGTGACTATGTTGCACACAAAGAAGAGACATTACACCTCTCGTGAGTATCACTTAGGAAACACAACCCCTCTTTTCAGTAAGATAGTACATCCCACCCTGACAAAGAGTCTGCCTCTCCATCAATCTGCTCTCTCCCACCAACACACTCATTGTGCTTTCTGCAGAAGATAAAGCACTCAGGCAGGTGGAAACAATGTACAAAGTGCTGGTCAAAGATGGCTATCTGTCAAGAGTTTCTCACCGACCAATTTGCATTGCTAATCAACCGAATAAGGCTTTCAGAAGGCAAAGATCAGACTCACTCAACCTTAAGAGCAATTTGTAATTTTGCGAGCTCCAAGTCGTCCACAAGGTGAACGTGAATTGCAACGAAACCCCTGACtctttcatctttctttcaaccTGCTCCAGTCCCATTGTTATTACCGTGTATTCCTCAAGAGCATTTCAGTGAAAAAAGGCTGATACAGAGCGAAACGCTTAACCGGGAAAAGAGTACACAGAAT
This genomic window contains:
- the rev1 gene encoding DNA repair protein REV1 isoform X1 encodes the protein MLGFSLFCLFIASDSTPESLSSYRCHGNMEPPCQRARASKLVECVRRNQTLVSQTLPSLFIGGYMAAKVSKLEEQFMRDAPREKQKLGTSSSIFNGVAIHVNGYTDPSADELRRLMMLHGGQFHVYYSHTKTTHIIATNLPNFKIQELRGEKVVRPEWITDSIKAGRQLSYLQYQLYAKQKGLNFTSVCPRKVQEQSGLGQGPSQFNFNLPQPSDLHNFTNPAFTVPQTVPSKPSEKTVQQMVNRLNGSPISVSKEEGPKLNGVHDRHTCKVSKGHLQKNGYFYPLNGALKKDNVSCSKSIHQEADFRCPQPKGCSSSSGLASDFTASIASTSLLASPSRASHHELPSATVAALQEEQIDSDWSLGQSSRVRLNGSHHNTSNITLTAKQSAQGTETGIISEFFSHSRLHHISTWRNEFSEYVNTLQSRRRAAGGVVFSGKEKLKKLRTDHCAGTSFMPAPQVYKSCILHVDMDCFFASVGIRHRPELGGKPVAVTSNRGRGLVPQRPGANPQLEFQYYQKKRNQHRAGTTGDDIELTPSPETEETVCNGVEHDKATLSMAEIASCSYEARQAGVRNGMFFGQAKQLCPELQSVPYDFHAYKEVALAMYETLASYTFNIEALSCDEALVDATSLLAELGITPDELATAIRSDVREKTGCCASIGMSSNILLARMATRKAKPNGQYFLRSEEVDDFIRDQPVTSLPGVGRSMSSKLASLGVNTCGDLQQLSIVRLQKEFGPRTGQTLFRFCRGLDDRLVRNEKERKSVSAEMNYNIRFTTVEEAETFLTNLSMEVQKRLQGAGLRGRRVTMKVMMRKAGAPVEPAKYGGHGICDNLARSVLLPHPTDCGQLIAAEVIKLFRAMKLAVIDMRGVGLQMHLLESSHSDAGPSRFRTIRELLTSRRPTFNHSKDVQKTDDLSRMSSNQKEIFSPTTNCCTFSDSMPGTSKGGPSVAHSPSHSRADLNLSIEVPSPSQVDQSVLDALPPELREQVEQAWNHKQVPDTSFHPVTSQQSFTEAPSVLLVPDQPGQTVSTGIILELPDFSQVDPDVFAALPKELQEELYSAYRRRQNTQAQVVEQRNPLLYLKQSAVNKTKRRYKRKNASPAKKGTSPLKRLIPGNSPAKSSPSKTIPLLLKGKEALAGFKMENGPPSSTLSHQVPEELPKCTTRPVPTLAGAFELSDVRALMREWVTTISEPMEEDILQVVKYCTELIEDKDLEKLDLVIKYMKRLMQQSVESVWSMAFDFILDNVQVVVQQTYGSTLKIT
- the rev1 gene encoding DNA repair protein REV1 isoform X4; translated protein: MMLHGGQFHVYYSHTKTTHIIATNLPNFKIQELRGEKVVRPEWITDSIKAGRQLSYLQYQLYAKQKGLNFTSVCPRKVQEQSGLGQGPSQFNFNLPQPSDLHNFTNPAFTVPQTVPSKPSEKTVQQMVNRLNGSPISVSKEEGPKLNGVHDRHTCKVSKGHLQKNGYFYPLNGALKKDNVSCSKSIHQEADFRCPQPKGCSSSSGLASDFTASIASTSLLASPSRASHHELPSATVAALQEEQIDSDWSLGQSSRVRLNGSHHNTSNITLTAKQSAQGTETGIISEFFSHSRLHHISTWRNEFSEYVNTLQSRRRAAGGVVFSGKEKLKKLRTDHCAGTSFMPAPQVYKSCILHVDMDCFFASVGIRHRPELGGKPVAVTSNRGRGLVPQRPGANPQLEFQYYQKKRNQHRAGTTGDDIELTPSPETEETVCNGVEHDKATLSMAEIASCSYEARQAGVRNGMFFGQAKQLCPELQSVPYDFHAYKEVALAMYETLASYTFNIEALSCDEALVDATSLLAELGITPDELATAIRSDVREKTGCCASIGMSSNILLARMATRKAKPNGQYFLRSEEVDDFIRDQPVTSLPGVGRSMSSKLASLGVNTCGDLQQLSIVRLQKEFGPRTGQTLFRFCRGLDDRLVRNEKERKSVSAEMNYNIRFTTVEEAETFLTNLSMEVQKRLQGAGLRGRRVTMKVMMRKAGAPVEPAKYGGHGICDNLARSVLLPHPTDCGQLIAAEVIKLFRAMKLAVIDMRGVGLQMHLLESSHSDAGPSRFRTIRELLTSRRPTFNHSKDVQKTDDLSRMSSNQKEIFSPTTNCCTFSDSMPGTSKGGPSVAHSPSHSRADLNLSIEVPSPSQVDQSVLDALPPELREQVEQAWNHKQVPDTSFHPVTSQQSFTEAPSVLLVPDQPGQTVSTGIILELPDFSQVDPDVFAALPKELQEELYSAYRRRQNTQAQVVEQRNPLLYLKQSAVNKTKRRYKRKNASPAKKGTSPLKRLIPGNSPAKSSPSKTIPLLLKGKEALAGFKMENGPPSSTLSHQVPEELPKCTTRPVPTLAGAFELSDVRALMREWVTTISEPMEEDILQVVKYCTELIEDKDLEKLDLVIKYMKRLMQQSVESVWSMAFDFILDNVQVVVQQTYGSTLKIT
- the rev1 gene encoding DNA repair protein REV1 isoform X3, whose translation is MSRDGWRKKASEDDGWGGMGGYMAAKVSKLEEQFMRDAPREKQKLGTSSSIFNGVAIHVNGYTDPSADELRRLMMLHGGQFHVYYSHTKTTHIIATNLPNFKIQELRGEKVVRPEWITDSIKAGRQLSYLQYQLYAKQKGLNFTSVCPRKVQEQSGLGQGPSQFNFNLPQPSDLHNFTNPAFTVPQTVPSKPSEKTVQQMVNRLNGSPISVSKEEGPKLNGVHDRHTCKVSKGHLQKNGYFYPLNGALKKDNVSCSKSIHQEADFRCPQPKGCSSSSGLASDFTASIASTSLLASPSRASHHELPSATVAALQEEQIDSDWSLGQSSRVRLNGSHHNTSNITLTAKQSAQGTETGIISEFFSHSRLHHISTWRNEFSEYVNTLQSRRRAAGGVVFSGKEKLKKLRTDHCAGTSFMPAPQVYKSCILHVDMDCFFASVGIRHRPELGGKPVAVTSNRGRGLVPQRPGANPQLEFQYYQKKRNQHRAGTTGDDIELTPSPETEETVCNGVEHDKATLSMAEIASCSYEARQAGVRNGMFFGQAKQLCPELQSVPYDFHAYKEVALAMYETLASYTFNIEALSCDEALVDATSLLAELGITPDELATAIRSDVREKTGCCASIGMSSNILLARMATRKAKPNGQYFLRSEEVDDFIRDQPVTSLPGVGRSMSSKLASLGVNTCGDLQQLSIVRLQKEFGPRTGQTLFRFCRGLDDRLVRNEKERKSVSAEMNYNIRFTTVEEAETFLTNLSMEVQKRLQGAGLRGRRVTMKVMMRKAGAPVEPAKYGGHGICDNLARSVLLPHPTDCGQLIAAEVIKLFRAMKLAVIDMRGVGLQMHLLESSHSDAGPSRFRTIRELLTSRRPTFNHSKDVQKTDDLSRMSSNQKEIFSPTTNCCTFSDSMPGTSKGGPSVAHSPSHSRADLNLSIEVPSPSQVDQSVLDALPPELREQVEQAWNHKQVPDTSFHPVTSQQSFTEAPSVLLVPDQPGQTVSTGIILELPDFSQVDPDVFAALPKELQEELYSAYRRRQNTQAQVVEQRNPLLYLKQSAVNKTKRRYKRKNASPAKKGTSPLKRLIPGNSPAKSSPSKTIPLLLKGKEALAGFKMENGPPSSTLSHQVPEELPKCTTRPVPTLAGAFELSDVRALMREWVTTISEPMEEDILQVVKYCTELIEDKDLEKLDLVIKYMKRLMQQSVESVWSMAFDFILDNVQVVVQQTYGSTLKIT
- the rev1 gene encoding DNA repair protein REV1 isoform X2; translation: MLGFSLFCLFIASDSTPESLSSYRCHGNMEPPCQRARASKLVECVRRNQTLVSQTLPSLFIGGYMAAKVSKLEEQFMRDAPREKQKLGTSSSIFNGVAIHVNGYTDPSADELRRLMMLHGGQFHVYYSHTKTTHIIATNLPNFKIQELRGEKVVRPEWITDSIKAGRQLSYLQYQLYAKQKGLNFTSVCPRKVQEQSGLGQGPSQFNFNLPQPSDLHNFTNPAFTVPQTVPSKPSEKTVQQMVNRLNGSPISVSKEEGPKLNGVHDRHTCKVSKGHLQKNGYFYPLNGALKKDNVSCSKSIHQEADFRCPQPKGCSSSSGLASDFTASIASTSLLASPSRASHHELPSATVAALQEEQIDSDWSLGQSSRVRLNGSHHNTSNITLTAKQSAQGTETGIISEFFSHSRLHHISTWRNEFSEYVNTLQSRRRAAGGVVFSGKEKLKKLRTDHCAGTSFMPAPQVYKSCILHVDMDCFFASVGIRHRPELGGKPVAVTSNRGRGLVPQRPGANPQLEFQYYQKKRNQHRAGTTGDDIELTPSPETEETVCNGVEHDKATLSMAEIASCSYEARQAGVRNGMFFGQAKQLCPELQSVPYDFHAYKEVALAMYETLASYTFNIEALSCDEALVDATSLLAELGITPDELATAIRSDVREKTGCCASIGMSSNILLARMATRKAKPNGQYFLRSEEVDDFIRDQPVTSLPGVGRSMSSKLASLGVNTCGDLQQLSIVRLQKEFGPRTGQTLFRFCRGLDDRLVRNEKERKSVSAEMNYNIRFTTVEEAETFLTNLSMEVQKRLQGAGLRGRRVTMKVMMRKAGAPVEPAKYGGHGICDNLARSVLLPHPTDCGQLIAAEVIKLFRAMKLAVIDMRGVGLQMHLLESSHSDAGPSRFRTIRELLTSRRPTFNHSKDVQKTDDLSRMSSNQKEIFSPTTNCCTFSDSMPGTSKGGPSVAHSPSHSRADLNLSIEVPSPSQVDQSVLDALPPELREQVEQAWNHKQVPDTSFHPVTSQQSFTEAPSVLLVPDQPGQTVSTGIILELPDFSQVDPDVFAALPKELQEELYSAYRRRQNTQAQVEQRNPLLYLKQSAVNKTKRRYKRKNASPAKKGTSPLKRLIPGNSPAKSSPSKTIPLLLKGKEALAGFKMENGPPSSTLSHQVPEELPKCTTRPVPTLAGAFELSDVRALMREWVTTISEPMEEDILQVVKYCTELIEDKDLEKLDLVIKYMKRLMQQSVESVWSMAFDFILDNVQVVVQQTYGSTLKIT